A DNA window from Enterobacter cloacae subsp. cloacae ATCC 13047 contains the following coding sequences:
- the rplT gene encoding 50S ribosomal protein L20, with protein MARVKRGVIARARHKKILKQAKGYYGARSRVYRVAFQAVIKAGQYAYRDRRQRKRQFRQLWIARINAAARQNGISYSKFINGLKKASVEIDRKILADIAVFDKVAFTALVEKAKAALA; from the coding sequence ATGGCTCGCGTAAAACGTGGTGTAATTGCACGTGCACGTCACAAGAAAATTTTGAAACAAGCTAAAGGCTACTACGGTGCGCGTTCACGCGTATACCGCGTTGCCTTCCAGGCTGTTATCAAAGCAGGTCAGTACGCTTACCGTGACCGTCGTCAGCGTAAGCGTCAGTTCCGTCAACTGTGGATTGCGCGTATCAACGCAGCAGCACGTCAGAACGGTATTTCTTACAGCAAATTCATCAACGGCCTGAAAAAAGCCTCTGTTGAAATCGACCGTAAGATCCTGGCTGACATCGCAGTATTCGACAAAGTCGCGTTCACCGCGCTGGTCGAAAAAGCGAAAGCAGCACTGGCATAA
- the rpmI gene encoding 50S ribosomal protein L35 produces MPKIKTVRGAAKRFKKTGKGGFKHKHANLRHILTKKATKRKRHLRPKAMVSKGDLGLVIACLPYA; encoded by the coding sequence ATGCCAAAAATTAAGACCGTACGCGGTGCTGCTAAGCGCTTCAAAAAAACCGGTAAAGGTGGTTTTAAGCACAAGCACGCTAACCTGCGTCACATTCTGACTAAGAAAGCTACCAAGCGTAAACGTCACCTGCGTCCAAAAGCCATGGTTTCTAAAGGCGATCTGGGCCTGGTTATCGCGTGCCTGCCGTACGCATAA